The Flavobacterium johnsoniae UW101 genomic interval TCTTTTTTTACTAATCTCTCAGGTTTTCTTTGCTCAAAGCAGCTTTGAAAAAGGAAATGCTTTGTACCAAAAGGGACAATATCAGGAAGCTGCTCAGGTTTATGAAGATATTCTTAAAGAAAACAAACAGCAGTCGGCAGAGTTATATTTTAACCTGGCAAATAGTTATTACAAACTAAATAAGGTTGCTCCTTCTATCTATAATTATGAAAAAGCATTGGTATTAAAACCCAATGATCCTGAAACTTTAAACAACCTTAAGTTTGCCAAAAAACTAACAATTGATGAAATTAAAGAAGTTCCAAAAGTAGGTTTTGCAAAACTGATTCAGAACTTTACCGGCATTTTTGATTACAATCAATGGGCAAAAATTTCTGTTGCCATTGCCTTTTTGTTTTTGCTTAGTTTTATTGGTTATTATTTTTCGCAGCTTACCCTTACTAAAAGAATTTACTTTATTGCAATGTTCATTTTCTTAGTAGCAATATTATTAAGTGTTTCAGCAGGAATGTCTGAAAAAAACCATTTTGACAATGATCGTCCTGCCATTGTGTTTTCTGAATTAAGTGAAGTTCGAAGCGAACCGCAAAAAGCAGGTTCTGCCATAATATTACTTCATGAAGGCGCAAAAGTGTATGTTATGGAAACCGTTGGAAAATGGAAAAAAATTGAATTAACTGACGGTCAGGAAGGCTGGATTGATGCTACGACAATTAAGGAAGTAAAATAAGCTTAAATCTCAATAAAAAAAATCCCAAATTCCAAATATCAATTCTGGAATTTGGGATTTTCTTTTTACATTGTTTTTAAAACGAATTTTTTAAAAAGTATAGATTTTTAAAGGCGTTACGCAATAATCCAATTTTATATCAGATTCAAAAACATCATCAATCTGATCAACCGATTCAAAGAAAGAAAGACCAATTTTTATGGTTTCGGATTTACAATTGGCTAAGAATTTATCATAAAAACCTTTACCGTAACCAATTCGGTTTCCAAAAACATCAAAAGCTAAAAGCGGTACAAAAACAACTTCTATATTTTCTGTTGGAACAGGAAGTCCGTTTACCGGCTCCGGAATATTGTATTCGTTTTTTTTGATTTTGGTATTATCCGTCAATAAAAAATGAGACATTTCTCTGGTTTCAAAATCACTTTTTGAAATCACAATTTCTTTATCTTTTCCTGAAAGTAAATGCAGAATAAATTCAGTATCGATTTCTTTTTGTTCTACAATAGGAAGAAAAACATGATAATAGGTTTTATCCCAAATAGGCATCTGAATTAAATTATTGGTTACAGCCAGACTTTTTTCTTCGATATCACTTTCAGAAAGTGCTGCCCGAAGGTTTTTATAATGAAGTCGTAATTCTTTTTTATTCGTCGGCATTTACAGGAGAATTTTTAGATATATGATAAATTGCATCGCCTTCGTAAACAATTGGCGAATGATTGGCATTAATAACATATCCGTCATGCGGCGCTTTTACTTTCTGCTCAAACTTTCCAAACGGATCTGTAATTATAGCTAAGATAGTACCTTTGGTTACAAACTTACCCGCCATATTATAATCATGCAGCAAACCGGAGCATTTTGCACGCAGCCAAACCGAATATTTTATATAGATAGACGATTCTAAAGCCGGCTCTACAATATGCTTAGGATCCAGCATATTTAAATAATTCAATAACCGCTTCACTCCTTTCACTCCTTCATTGGCAACAGCATTATTTATATCAAGCGATTTTCCTCCTTCAAAAAGCAGCATTTTAATATTCGCTTTTTCGCAGGTATTTCTAAAAGAGCCTCCAATATTTTTTGAATACAAGGTAAAAGGTGCATTAAAAATATCGGCCAGTAATTTCAACTCCATGTTATTTTCGGTAATTCGAATCTGCGGTACATTAAAACGGCTTGCGCCTCCGGCATGAAAATCGACTGCATAATCTATAATGGGTAAAATCTGTTCGACAATATGAAAAGCAAATCGGCTTGCCAAAGAACCTTTTTTACTTCCGGGAAAAACACGATTTAAATCGCGTCCGTCAGGAAACTCGCGGGATTTATTCACAAAGCCGTACATGTTGATAATTGGAATACAAATAATTGTTCCTCTCTGCGGGCGGTTTATTTTTTTACTGATGATTTGTCGAACAACCTCTACACCGTTTATTTCGTCGCCGTGAATTCCTGCCGAAAATAAAACAACCGGACCTTCATGCTTTGAACGACGAACAATTACAGGAATATTGAGTTTTGTCGTAGTATGCAATCGCGCTATTTCGACATTTATGGTTTTATGTTCTCCCGGCAGAATCGACTCGCCAAAAATAACCAAGGGCTTACTATTTTTCATGCAGAATTATAAAATCTAAATATAGAAATTATTCTTTTGATTTCGTAAATTTGAAACTAAATCAATGTTAAGCTTTTTTCCAGAAAATCGGAATGGTTTTTGAAAACGCTAAACCTCTATCTTCAGAAATAAAACAGAATGTCAAAACCGTCCTTAGATCTTCAAATTCTCACCTTGCCGGATAATCCCGGCGTCTATCAATATTATGATAAAGACGGGAAAATTCTATATGTCGGCAAAGCCAAAAATTTAAAAAAAAGGGTTTCCTCCTATTTCAATAAAATTCACGATACAGCCAAAACAAATGTTTTGGTTAAAAAAATCGTGACTATAAAACATATCGTCGTTCCTACTGAAACTGACGCGCTTTTATTAGAAAACAATTTAATTAAAACATTACAGCCTAGATATAATGTTTTGCTGCGTGATGATAAAAGCTATCCTTGGATTTGTATTAAAAAAGAACCTTTTTCAAGAATATTTTTAACCCGAAGAATGGTAAAAGACGGATCTGAATATTTTGGTCCGTATACTAATTTCAAGATGGTTTATACCATTTTGGATTTAATAAAAGAATTGTATCCGTTACGAACATGTAATTATGACTTGAGCCAGTCTAATATTGATTCCGGCAAATTTAAAGTTTGTCTGGAATATCATATTGGCAATTGTAAAGGTCCGTGCGAAGGTTTAGAACCTTTGGAAGAATATCAAAGACAAGTCAATGCAATTCGCGAAATTCTAAAAGGAAATTTCAAGGAAAGTTTAAAGGATTTTAAAAAACTGATGAACAATTATGCGCAGAATTTACAATTTGAAGAAGCGCAGAAAATCAAAGAAAAAATAGAAGTTCTCGAAAATTACCAGTCAAGATCGACAATTGTAAATCCGAAAATTACCAATATTGATGTATTTTCGATTATTTCTGATGAAAGTGCTGCGTATGTTAACTTTTTACAGATTTCTCATGGATCGATTATTCGTTCGCATACTTTAGAAATGAAGAAAAAGCTGGACGAAAGCGACGAAGAACTGCTGGAACTGGCGATTATTGAACTTCGTGAACGTTTCCAGTTGATGTCAAAAGAAATAATT includes:
- a CDS encoding tetratricopeptide repeat protein, encoding MKNILYLFLLISQVFFAQSSFEKGNALYQKGQYQEAAQVYEDILKENKQQSAELYFNLANSYYKLNKVAPSIYNYEKALVLKPNDPETLNNLKFAKKLTIDEIKEVPKVGFAKLIQNFTGIFDYNQWAKISVAIAFLFLLSFIGYYFSQLTLTKRIYFIAMFIFLVAILLSVSAGMSEKNHFDNDRPAIVFSELSEVRSEPQKAGSAIILLHEGAKVYVMETVGKWKKIELTDGQEGWIDATTIKEVK
- a CDS encoding 5-formyltetrahydrofolate cyclo-ligase, with translation MPTNKKELRLHYKNLRAALSESDIEEKSLAVTNNLIQMPIWDKTYYHVFLPIVEQKEIDTEFILHLLSGKDKEIVISKSDFETREMSHFLLTDNTKIKKNEYNIPEPVNGLPVPTENIEVVFVPLLAFDVFGNRIGYGKGFYDKFLANCKSETIKIGLSFFESVDQIDDVFESDIKLDYCVTPLKIYTF
- a CDS encoding succinylglutamate desuccinylase/aspartoacylase family protein; amino-acid sequence: MKNSKPLVIFGESILPGEHKTINVEIARLHTTTKLNIPVIVRRSKHEGPVVLFSAGIHGDEINGVEVVRQIISKKINRPQRGTIICIPIINMYGFVNKSREFPDGRDLNRVFPGSKKGSLASRFAFHIVEQILPIIDYAVDFHAGGASRFNVPQIRITENNMELKLLADIFNAPFTLYSKNIGGSFRNTCEKANIKMLLFEGGKSLDINNAVANEGVKGVKRLLNYLNMLDPKHIVEPALESSIYIKYSVWLRAKCSGLLHDYNMAGKFVTKGTILAIITDPFGKFEQKVKAPHDGYVINANHSPIVYEGDAIYHISKNSPVNADE
- the uvrC gene encoding excinuclease ABC subunit UvrC, which encodes MSKPSLDLQILTLPDNPGVYQYYDKDGKILYVGKAKNLKKRVSSYFNKIHDTAKTNVLVKKIVTIKHIVVPTETDALLLENNLIKTLQPRYNVLLRDDKSYPWICIKKEPFSRIFLTRRMVKDGSEYFGPYTNFKMVYTILDLIKELYPLRTCNYDLSQSNIDSGKFKVCLEYHIGNCKGPCEGLEPLEEYQRQVNAIREILKGNFKESLKDFKKLMNNYAQNLQFEEAQKIKEKIEVLENYQSRSTIVNPKITNIDVFSIISDESAAYVNFLQISHGSIIRSHTLEMKKKLDESDEELLELAIIELRERFQLMSKEIIVPFEIDLGENIKTTVPQLGDKKQILDLSIRNAKFYRIEQLKQLQIVDPDRHVNRIMAQMQKDLRLPVEPRHIECFDNSNIQGTNPVAACVVFKDGKPSKKDYRHFNVKTVEGPDDFASMTEIVYRRYKRLLDENQPLPQLIIIDGGKGQLSSALKSIDELGLRGKVAIIGIAKRLEELFYPGDSIPLYLDKKSETLKVIQQLRNEAHRFGITFHRDKRSKAALNSSVESIPGIGEKTMLTLIQHFKSVKRLKLATEKEISAVVGVSKAKKIVDFYKTN